The Gracilimonas sediminicola sequence ATGTCGATGGATATGCCTTCATGATACACCTGTTTAGCTACTTCAAAGCCTGTCAGCTCCGGCATTTCAATATCGAGTATGGCAATTTGAGGGCTTTGCGTGCGAATAAGATCCAAAGCCTCCTTCCCGTTTTCGGCAGTTATAATTTCAAAATCTTCATGGCCTTCCAAAACCTGCTGAAGTCCATTCCTCATCAGAGGATGGTCATCAGCTATCAACGTTTTTACGACATTGCCCATTCTTTAACCGGTATAACTATTGTGATTGTAGTTCCTTCCGTCTTCCCCGAATCAATCGATAAGGTACCCCCGAGAGTTTCAACCCGTTCATTCATCCCTGACAAACCAAGCCCACCTGCATTTAATTTATCGTCAGGATCAAATCCAGCACCATTATCCCATATCATAGCTTTTAATCCGGGTTCTGCCCTTCGGATAATTACAGATGCTTCCGAAGCTTTTGAATGTTTAAAAATATTGGTTATCCCTTCCTGAATAACTCTGTAGAAGTTGATTTCTTTGTCTTTGGATATCACCTCATCAATATCGTCCACATGGTAACTCCATTCTATAGAAGAGGAGTCCTGAACCTGACTGCATAAATTGTTCAAAGCTTCAGTGAGTCCAAATTTCTCAAGGTGAACCGGACGTAATCCATGAGAAATAGACCGGACGTCCTCAATAGAGGTAACCGCACTTTGCATAATTTCATCAAGCTGTTCGTCCAGTTCCGCAGGTTGATCAACAAATTTTCGAGCAAGCTCTGCCCTGTTTTTTATAACTAAAATTTGCTGGCCAAGACTATCGTGTAGTTCAGATGCAATCCGCTTTCTTTCCTGCTCCTCCGATTCAATAAGCTGTTCGGTAAAGCGCTTTTGTCGTGCATTCTGTCTTTTCAGCTGCTCTATTCTCAAATAATAGACAAGGCCACCAGCACCAGCTACCAATAGCCCCATTAACGTATAAAACCATGTAGTTTGCCAGAAAGGTGGTACAACCGTAATGGCTAATGAAGCTCCCTCCATATTCCAAACTCCATCGCTATTACCGGCAATCACTCTAAACGTATAATTGCCGGGCGGGATCTTTGAGTAGAGTGCTTCTCTTCGATTTCCTACCTCGATCCAATCATCATTCAAACCTTCCATTTTATACCGGAACTCCACCTTTCCAGGTTCTGAAAAGCTTATAGCTGTATATAAAATTTCCAAATATGAAGTGTTGTAGGATAGTGATATACCAGAAGAAAGCTCAACAGGCCCCTCATCTGTATTTAGCTTTTCGATATAAACCCGCGGCGACACCTCATTTTTCCTGACTAACCCGGGGTTTACCACAGCTACGCCGGCTACGGTAGGAAAATAAATACGACCTAAAGAATCGGTAAAAGTACTTGGCTGAAATCCCCCGTTTGTTTCAGCAGAATTCATGCCATCAGCTGCTCCGTAAGAATTGGATGGTATGTGATCAATTTCACCGTCTAAAAAGCCATTCAAGTCGCTTCTCTTAACACTCGATATGCCACGATTACTGCCCATCCAAAAATTACCTTCCCCATCTTCAACTATATGAGAGATAATATTGTCGTACAAACCATCCTCTTCAGTAATATTTAAAACCTTATTACCGTCCACCCTGTAAAGTCCATTCCCATATGTTCCTACCCAGATGTAGCCATTGCCATCTTCAAAAATTGCGCGAACCGGTGGTTGTTTTTCTTGAAAAGAGCCCGGTTCATTACTCAATAATTCAATTTTTTTCATTTCCCCGCCATCGATTCTGTTTAAGCCGGCCCTTGTACCAATCCACATTCTTCCACGGCTATCTTCAAATATCGTTCGGACACTATTGTAGTAAAGCCCGTCTTCTCTTGTCAGATTCTTAAAATAATCTCCCTTGTAAACAAAAACCCCATCATCAGTGAGCACCCAAATTTGACCCTTTGTATCTTCTGATATTCCAAAAACTCTACCTGCAGTGAATCCATCTTCATCACCAAAAGTTATAGCCGGTCCTTCCAAAGTCGGGAGATAACGTAAATCATTTGAACCAATCCAAATTCTTTCTTTTGTATCCTGATATACTGCCCAGTTACATTTTCCTTCGAATATTTCGTTTAAATTTGGATAGGTAGCTTTGAGTCCGTCCCAATAGTAAATACCCCCGCAATTAGTTGCAAAAAGAGCTTTTCCATCGTTTAATTGAGCCAGAGAAAGCATTTTCTCATTATTTAAGCCCTGATCTATGTCGATCATATGAATTGGAGTTGACCGGAGTTTAAATAATCCATCTCCGTCTGTCCCAAACCAATAATTCCCTTCGTTATCCTTTAAAACACTCCGATAAATAACATTCAGCTGCCCGGGAATCGGAGTCATTTGCCTGAATTTATCTTCTTCCCAAATAAGGATGTCGCCGGGGAAATTAATGATGAGTTTCTCTTCATCAAATCTCTCAAACCGAACAAAATTATTGTTGCTTGCCCCGTTTTCTGTATTAAATACCTGACGGGAATTTCCATTTTGAATGAGTACCCCATTATCAACCGTTCCGATGAACAGCTGGCCTGAGTGTTTTGGGTATTCAATAACTTCTATATATCCAAGATGGGCATTCTTTTCCTCATTCTCGTAATCCTCTATCTGAATAACGCTGTCGCCTGCCGTCTTCACAATTTTATACTCGTATGCAAGCCAAATACCTAAACTATCATTCTTGATTACTTCGGCTAAATCGGAATCAACAATTAGTTCTTTCTTTTCAAATTCAGTTCCTGTAAAACGATAGGTATCTCCATACGCAGTCGCCCAGAGCACTCCCCTCTCATCTTCGTTTAACTCAATCCGGCTGCCTCCTTGCTTTCCAAAATCATACGTTTCTATCTTGCCGCCTATATACCGCTGTACATACCCCAAATCACCTTCCAGAAATAACCAAATCCCCCCCTTCCGGTCTTCAAATAATTCGAGAATACGCTCAGTCGCCAATCCTTTTAAGTTAGACTTATTGAATACCGTAAATGAATTGCCATCAAAACGCACCAATCCCCCATAGGTAGCCATCCATAGGTAACCATCTTTAGTTTGAATGATATCATTTACTGAACTTTGAGGAAGGCCTTCGTTAAGTCCAAATTGGGTAACAACATAATTGGGTGACTCTGCACTTTGGGAGAGTGCCTGAGACCCCATTACTAAAAAAATTACTATCGATAAGAAACCAGTTGCTGCTATGCCCTTCATACAATAAAATGATATTGTCGAAAATACACAGCTGTTGATGATTAACAAACATAAACCCTTATCATTGGCAAAATTTAATCCCCCTCAGTTTCACTATTAACCGATTTTTGATTTGTCGGGTAGCTTAAACACTATTCCACCACATCTTCATCATAAC is a genomic window containing:
- a CDS encoding sensor histidine kinase, with the translated sequence MKGIAATGFLSIVIFLVMGSQALSQSAESPNYVVTQFGLNEGLPQSSVNDIIQTKDGYLWMATYGGLVRFDGNSFTVFNKSNLKGLATERILELFEDRKGGIWLFLEGDLGYVQRYIGGKIETYDFGKQGGSRIELNEDERGVLWATAYGDTYRFTGTEFEKKELIVDSDLAEVIKNDSLGIWLAYEYKIVKTAGDSVIQIEDYENEEKNAHLGYIEVIEYPKHSGQLFIGTVDNGVLIQNGNSRQVFNTENGASNNNFVRFERFDEEKLIINFPGDILIWEEDKFRQMTPIPGQLNVIYRSVLKDNEGNYWFGTDGDGLFKLRSTPIHMIDIDQGLNNEKMLSLAQLNDGKALFATNCGGIYYWDGLKATYPNLNEIFEGKCNWAVYQDTKERIWIGSNDLRYLPTLEGPAITFGDEDGFTAGRVFGISEDTKGQIWVLTDDGVFVYKGDYFKNLTREDGLYYNSVRTIFEDSRGRMWIGTRAGLNRIDGGEMKKIELLSNEPGSFQEKQPPVRAIFEDGNGYIWVGTYGNGLYRVDGNKVLNITEEDGLYDNIISHIVEDGEGNFWMGSNRGISSVKRSDLNGFLDGEIDHIPSNSYGAADGMNSAETNGGFQPSTFTDSLGRIYFPTVAGVAVVNPGLVRKNEVSPRVYIEKLNTDEGPVELSSGISLSYNTSYLEILYTAISFSEPGKVEFRYKMEGLNDDWIEVGNRREALYSKIPPGNYTFRVIAGNSDGVWNMEGASLAITVVPPFWQTTWFYTLMGLLVAGAGGLVYYLRIEQLKRQNARQKRFTEQLIESEEQERKRIASELHDSLGQQILVIKNRAELARKFVDQPAELDEQLDEIMQSAVTSIEDVRSISHGLRPVHLEKFGLTEALNNLCSQVQDSSSIEWSYHVDDIDEVISKDKEINFYRVIQEGITNIFKHSKASEASVIIRRAEPGLKAMIWDNGAGFDPDDKLNAGGLGLSGMNERVETLGGTLSIDSGKTEGTTITIVIPVKEWAMS